Within the Salinirubrum litoreum genome, the region TGGGCGTCGCGGCGGTACTCGCGCTGCTGGGCTACCTCGCGCGGAAGCGTCGTCGAGGTCCGGACGGCGATCGCGACGCGACCGACGGCGGCGAGTCGGTCGGGTCCGACGACCGGTAGAGCGTCCCGCTGGCGGCTCCGACCCGCGACGGTAGACGCGTTCTCTCCCTTCGCTGCCACGTCTGATCCGACATGCGTCGACCGAACCCGATCCGCCTGAGCAAGTCTGTGCTCGCGGTGGCCAACGAGCGAAACATCAAGATGACGGCCGCCAGCGTCGCGTTCTACACGTTCAACACCGCGATCCCGCTCGCACTGCTCGTCTTCGTCGGCCTGTCGTACTTCGGAGGCGTCGGACTCCTCGATCGGGCCGTCGAGATCGTCATCGGGGGGAGCGCGAGTCGGTTCCAGGCGGTCGCCGATCGTATCAGCGACGATCCGCCGGGTCGGTGGCGTGCCGCCGCGATCGCGGCCGGGATCCTGCTGTGGAGCGCCTTCCGCATGTTTCGCGCGGTCGACAGCTCCTTCGCCGAGGTGTACGACGAGCGCAAGGCGGCGTCGCTGACAGAGACACTGATCGACACGGTGATCGTCCTCGTCGCGGTGATCGTCGGCGTCCTGGTGGTCGGGGTCGCGGGCGCGCTCCTCTCCTTCCGTGCCGAGGGGGCAGTCTGGGTGCCGTACACCACCGGACTGCTGTTCGTCGTCCTGCTGGTCGCCTTTCTCCCGATGTACTACATCTTCCCGCGCGTCGAGACCTCCGTGTGGGAAGCTCTCCCCGGAGCAGTCCTCGCGGCGACGGGCTGGGCGGTCTCGGCGGTGTTCTTCCGGCTCTACCTGAGCCTCTCGCCGAACCCGTACGGGTTCGCCGGTGCCGTCCTCCTGCTGCTCACCTGGCTGTACGTCGGCGGACTCGTCCTCCTGTTGGGTGTCGTCCTGAACGCGGTGCTCGGGGGACACGTCGAAGTGGACTACGAGTGGCTCCCGGGCACCGACGAAGCGTGAGTCGGGTGCGGACACGCTCGGACGGACACTGCACCGAGCACCCCGACCGGTCGCCGGTCTCAGACTGTGCGACCGCGGAGGAAACGGAGCAGCTTTCTGAGGAGATGCACTGCGGTGATCACACTCGAGTCGTAGTACGCGAGTTTGCGGAGTCGTTTGAGCATTCCTCCGGAAGGGAGGCGCCACATCCCCATGGGCGAGGTGCTTTCAGTGGCAAGCCGGCTTCTCTCGGGGGGCAGTGTCAGTGGACACCTCGAGACGTCAGTTACCCACGACTGAAGTCGTGGGCTTCATCCTTGCATCTCTGTGAACGACGGCTGTCTCGCTACTGCGACTGCAGGCGCTCAATCCGCTTTTCCATCGGTGGGTGCGTCGCGAACACGCGGTCCAGCAGGCCGCGCTTCCCGCCGAAGATACACATCGCGGCGGTGCTGGCGTCCACGTCTGCGGCCTGTTCGCTCTCGCCGACCTGCTTGATCGTGGCGAGTGCCCGCGCCAGCGCGTCGGGGTTCCCGGTGTACTCGGCGGCGTCGGCGTCGGCGACGTACTCGCGGTACCGCGAGATTGCCAGCACGAACACCATCACGAGCAGTTGGGCGACGATACTCAGCACGTAGCTGATCACGAAGCCGAGAATCGGAATCTCGTCGGTGACGAGTTCGACCAGGAAGAAGACGCTCAGGCCGACGATGGAGGCGATCGACTGGCCCAGCAAGAGCATCACCACGTCGCGGTTCTTCACGTGGGCGAGTTCGTGAGCCAGCACGCCCTCGATCTCGTCTGCGGTCATGTGACCGTCCTCGTACAGCGCCAGCATGACCTCGCTGACGACGACGACACCCGATCCCTTCCGACCGACTGCGAAGGCGTTCGGCGTCCCCATCCGCCCACGCTTGAACGCCGGGGTCTCGATCTCCATCGCGTCGCTCAGGGCCTCGAACCGTTCGACGAGTTCGGGGTACTCGTTCGCGTCGATGTCCTCGGCGTCCACGCTCCGGAGGGCGAGCCACTTCCCGAGTTTGTACTGGACGCCGACGAACAGCACCGATCCGGCGAGCACGACCGGAATCCCGACGATCGGGGCGGCGAAGACGCCGACCAGTGCGTAGAAGCCGAACAGGATCGTCCCGGCGACGACCATCCGGACCTGCAAGCCACGGTGAGTCATACACGAGCGACTCGATCAGACAGAAAATAAGTATTTGGTTGGTTTCTGGTGATCAGCCGACAGACTGGATCACAGCCCTGCGCGCCGGCCCGGCCGTCTGGAGCGACGCAGACGACACCGATCACCGGTGGTTCGTCTTGCCGGTGAGACACGTTCTCAGTCGGTGAAGTCCGTCTCAGCGGTGCCTATACATCAACAATTTGTGTAGTCAGATCTGATGTACTCGAACGAGACCTCTGGAGTGAATTCCCAGTGACCGACAGTATCGCCGCACCCTCGCTCGCCACGCTGACCGACTACGAGGGGGTGACGTTCGACGTGGACGGGGCGGACGGGGTCGGCCTCCG harbors:
- a CDS encoding YihY/virulence factor BrkB family protein; translation: MRRPNPIRLSKSVLAVANERNIKMTAASVAFYTFNTAIPLALLVFVGLSYFGGVGLLDRAVEIVIGGSASRFQAVADRISDDPPGRWRAAAIAAGILLWSAFRMFRAVDSSFAEVYDERKAASLTETLIDTVIVLVAVIVGVLVVGVAGALLSFRAEGAVWVPYTTGLLFVVLLVAFLPMYYIFPRVETSVWEALPGAVLAATGWAVSAVFFRLYLSLSPNPYGFAGAVLLLLTWLYVGGLVLLLGVVLNAVLGGHVEVDYEWLPGTDEA
- a CDS encoding M48 family metallopeptidase, whose translation is MTHRGLQVRMVVAGTILFGFYALVGVFAAPIVGIPVVLAGSVLFVGVQYKLGKWLALRSVDAEDIDANEYPELVERFEALSDAMEIETPAFKRGRMGTPNAFAVGRKGSGVVVVSEVMLALYEDGHMTADEIEGVLAHELAHVKNRDVVMLLLGQSIASIVGLSVFFLVELVTDEIPILGFVISYVLSIVAQLLVMVFVLAISRYREYVADADAAEYTGNPDALARALATIKQVGESEQAADVDASTAAMCIFGGKRGLLDRVFATHPPMEKRIERLQSQ